From a region of the Daphnia pulicaria isolate SC F1-1A chromosome 1, SC_F0-13Bv2, whole genome shotgun sequence genome:
- the LOC124320798 gene encoding trypsin-1-like isoform X2 → MLHFLVFTICVTLVSGAPYYGGSGRITGGTRVNHTEQFPYVVSISRLDQHICNGVIYNDRWIITAANCVHGKNQSEFKVIIGALSLIIPDPAEQKITVSDFVVFNQFDPVSLKHDIALVRLSRLILLGPTAQPIRYGGIDELATPWDAYIVGWGATFEGGIPTTKLLWGPIDELAADCGVYGLDEFQQDSMICAGSTEGTISPCQYDEGGPLTQRTDSSGTPEEIVVGIMSRNNGCGDPSVPTIYTRLGSYSTWLLLTAGPQPWE, encoded by the exons ATGTTGCACTTTCTTGTTTTCACCATTTGCGTCACCTTAGTCTCAG GAGCGCCTTATTATGGCGGATCAGGGCGAATTACAGGAGGAACTCGAGTGAATCACACAGAACAGTTTCCTTATGTCGTCTCCATCTCTCGGCTGGATCAGCACATTTGCAATGGAGTCATTTACAACGATCGATGGATCATCACAGCAGCAAACTGCGTCCACGG AAAAAATCAATCGGAATTCAAAGTTATCATTGGTGCCCTGTCGCTCATCATTCCTGATCCAGCGGAGCAAAAAATCACCGTTTCCGATTTTGTCGTATTCAATCAATTTGATCCTGTTTCTTTGAAGCACGACATCGCTCTCGTCAGG CTGTCCCGGTTGATTTTACTTGGCCCTACCGCTCAACCCATCCGGTACGGTGGAATCGATGAGCTGGCCACACCCTGGGACGCATACATTGTCGGATGGGGTGCAACTTTT GAAGGAGGAATCCCAACTACAAAACTTCTTTGGGGTCCCATTGATGAACTCGCTGCAGATTGCGGAGTGTACGGTCTTGACGAATTTCAGCAGGACTCCATGATTTGCGCTGGCTCAACTGAAG gAACTATTTCACCTTGTCAATACGATGAGGGAGGACCACTGACTCAAAGGACAGATTCTAGCGGAACTCCGGAAGAAATAGTCGTGGGCATCATGTCGAGGAACAATGGCTGTGGTGATCCTAGTGTGCCAACTATTTATACTCGGTTGGGCAGCTACTCTACTTGGCTTCTCCTTACCGCAGGCCCGCAGCCGTGGGAATAA
- the LOC124320802 gene encoding trypsin-1-like yields the protein MQLMITLVALILSAQGVPTDNVGRIVNGHEATRGEFPWLVSISENGQHICGGFIYSDRNIVTTASCLFGKANEALKVKVGAFVLETPEANEQNIEVLSVSIYPSFDHVYQMDDLALINIKRPIVFSDTVKPIRYEELVESLHTATIAGWGVTSEGGVWEQRLHKTNVFNLTADCRFYGQNEYSFNYMICAGDGTTSPCDYDQGSPLVQSSDTGNIVVGIMSKNRGCVAPYPPTIYTRLSSYYPWLKQTAGQQPANL from the exons ATGCAGTTAATGATCACCTTGGTCGCTCTCATCCTCTCAGCTCAAG GTGTGCCAACCGACAACGTCGGCCGGATTGTGAATGGCCATGAAGCCACTCGGGGAGAATTCCCGTGGCTCGTGTCCATTTCGGAAAACGGCCAACACATTTGCGGCGGTTTCATCTACAGTGATCGGAACATCGTCACCACAGCATCTTGCCTTTTTGg TAAAGCCAATGAGGCTCTGAAGGTGAAGGTGGGTGCGTTTGTGTTGGAAACACCCGAAGCAAATGAACAAAACATCGAAGTTCTCTCCGTCAGTATCTATCCCTCGTTCGACCATGTTTATCAAATGGATGACTTGGCGCTCATCAAC ATAAAAAGGCCGATCGTCTTTAGCGACACGGTCAAACCCATCCGCTACGAAGAGCTGGTCGAGTCACTTCACACGGCCACTATCGCCGGGTGGGGCGTTACATCA GAAGGAGGTGTTTGGGAACAGAGACTTCATAAAACGAACGTTTTCAACCTCACAGCCGACTGTCGGTTTTATGGTCAAAACGAATATTCCTTCAACTACATGATTTGCGCTGGAGACG GAACCACAAGTCCCTGCGATTATGATCAAGGATCGCCACTGGTTCAATCCTCGGATACAGGCAACATTGTAGTCGGAATCATGTCGAAGAACCGCGGCTGTGTGGCTCCCTATCCGCCAACTATCTACACCCGTCTGTCATCCTATTACCCTTGGCTGAAGCAGACCGCTGGCCAACAACCGGCTAACCTTTAA